The genomic stretch GGTCCGAGGGGTCCGAGCCGCTCTAGAGGACACTGTGTGTACAGATCGTCGGAGTCAGTGGCTCGGTATCTGTGGGTCGGCAGGAGCCCGTGTCAGCGTCACGCGCGGCCGCGGCGAAGACGATCATTCAGTGCAACCCAGAGAGGGGCGACGGTTATTCCCTCGTCCTCCGCTAGGCGACGGCGGGTTCGGCGACGCGCGAGGAGGAGTCCCGCGACGCCGGCGCCGATCACCACGTACTGCACGCACCACGCCAGGCGGAAGTGCTCTAGCGAATAGGTCCGCTCGGAGGAGGCGCCCGGTCCAGCGAGGGCGTCCAGGATCAGCCCGATCGCGAACATCATCGTAAAGCTGGCGAGGAATCCCCCGACGTTCACGACGCCGTTCGCCGCCCCGAGGCTCCTCGAGGGATTGAAGGTGCGGGCGAAATCGAACCCGATCATCGACCCGGGGCCACCCGCGCCCACCACGATCAGCAGGAGAACGATCAGCCAGTACGGCGGGACGCCGGGCCAGAGCAGCACGACGGTCCAGGCGACGGCCATCGCCGAGACGATGCCGAGCACGAGGTTGCTGCGGCGCGTCGGGTGGCGCGCGGTGAGGATCCCGAGGACCGGCCCGACGACAACGCCCGCGATCATGACGATGGTGAGCGTCGGTGCCGCAACCGTGGGCGGCAGGCCGATCGCGTAGACGAGGAACGGGTAGCCCCAGAGGAGCGTGAAGACCGTGCCGGAGGACTGCGTCACGAAATGCGACCAGAAGCCGAGCTGCGTCCCCGGCCGACGCATGCTCACTCCGAGCTGCGCGATCGTTGCGCGGAGTGTCGGCGGCACGAGGACGATCGGCGCGGTGCGCGGCGGGACGTCGGCGATGAGGAGGAGGACGCCGAGGAAGGACACCGCGCCCAGGCCGGCAGCCGAGAGGAACGCCGGCTCCCAACCGAAGGCATGCAGGATGGCCGCGAACGGGAGAGCGGAGAGGATCTGACCGACCTGGCCGATGTTGCCGATCCACTGCGAGAGCTGGGGCACGATCGGCCCGCTGAACCAGGCGATGATCAAACGGATCACCGAGGTGAAGATCGCCGCATCGCCCGCTCCGAGCAGGACACGTCCGAGGACCGCGACGCCGATGCTCGGTGCGAACGCGACCACGACCTGTCCGGCCGCCATCATGGCTGTGCCGGTGAGGATGAGCGTCCGCGGACCGAATCGGTCGATCAGGATCCCGACCGGGATCTGCATCCCGGCGTAGACAATCAGCTGAACGACAGCGAGCGTCGAGAGGAGGGCGGCCGCCACTCCGAACCGCTCCGCGGCGTCCACTCCGGCGACGCCCAGCGTCGTGCGGTCCAGGACCGCGACGAGGTAGGCGGACCCTCCGGCACCGAAGACGAACCAGGCTCGACGATTTCGCACTCGTCCGATCCTACGGCCGCTCAGGAGTCGGTGGGCTCCTCACCGGGGCGGCGGATGGCGAGGAATTTCTCGAGCTCAGCGGCGATAACGTCTGCGCTGGGGACGAAGCCGTCCTCGTCAGTGAGCGGCGAGCGCAGGCTCGTCCCCTCCATATACGTGTCGTGGCGGGCCTCGAGGGCCGAGACCAGCTTGTGCAGCTCGTCGTTGCCGCCCACCTGCTCGTCGACCTTGCCGAGGAACTCCCGGCCGCTCTCGCGCAGGCGGTCGGTCGGGAAGATGAGGCCCGTCGAGGCCGAGATGCTCTCGAGCGCCGCGACAGCCGCCTGCGGGTACTCGGTGTCCGAGAGGTAGTGCGGGATGAGCAGCGCGAAGCCGACGACGGCGAGGCCACGCTGGTAGAGGCGCAGCTCGAGCAGGTGCAAGACGCTCGAGGGGACCTGAGTGTGCGGCCTCCAGACCGACATCGCGTCGATCAGATCTTCGCGGTTGCCGCTCACGGTGACTCCGACCGGCCGCGTGTGCGGTACCGGCATCGGGATCGCCTGGACCCAGGTGGTCGAAGCGACGTCGAGGCGCTCGATCAGCGAGACCACGGCCCGGGTGAACCGCTCCCACTGGAAGTCGGGTTCGAAGCCGGTGAGCAGGAGGAACGGCTGATCCAGTTCGTCGTGAGCGAGCGAAAGCCGGAGGGTCGCCGGTCGGTAGTCCGTCAGGTGGTCCTGGTCGAAGGTGATGATGGGACGGCGGGCGCGGTAGTCGAGGAGCTGGTCCTGGTCGAAGACCACGACCTGCCGGTGCGCGAGTGTCTGGAACAGGTACTCGCCGAGTTGGCCTACCGCGCCGCCGGCGTCGGCCGAGCCAGTCAGACCCGCGACGAGATGCAGCCCGCCCGGGATCTCGGAGAGGTCGCCCTCGATCTCGAACAGGTCTTCCGGATCCAGCATGCGTCCAGTGTAAACGGGGGTTTCGACGCCTCGGCCGGGTCCGCTGAGCCCTCAGCGAACAGCGCCTAGCATTACCGCCATGCCCCTCTCCTCCCTCGAGTACTCGAGCGTCCCCGCCTCCGACATCGACACCGACGCCCTGGTTCTGGGCGTCGCCCCCGGGCCCGACGGTCCCCGACTCGTCGGCGCGGAGGGCTTCGAGGAGATGGCTCCCTCGTTGAGCGCGCTGGGTGCGACCGGTGCCGCCGACACGTTCGTCCGCGTTCCATCCTCGGTCCGTGCGGGGGTGGTTGTTCTCGTCGGCCTCGGCTCGGCGGAGCCCGATGACGCCGCCCTGCGCGCCGCCGCCGGGGCCGCCGTCCGCCTGCTGGCCGGCTCCGCCTCCGTTGCCCTGGCGCTTCCCGCCGGTTCCGACGGCACTCACGCCGCGGTCGCAGAAGGCGCGGCTCTCGGCTCTTACGCTTTCACCGCCTTCCGAGGCAGCACCGCCGCAACGGTGAAGCCGGCTGTCGAGCACGTCGTCGTGCTGGGCGCCGCCCAGACGGCCGATACCGCCGTTCTCGACCGTGCGCTCGTGCTCGGCCGCGCCGTCTCGACAGTCAAGGACCTCGTCAACACTCCCCCATCGCACCTCTACCCCCAGACGCTCGCCGAGGCCGTCCAGTCCGGCGCCGAGGGGCTGCCCCTCGAGGTCACCGTCTGGGACGAGAAGGCGCTCGCGGAGGAGGGGTTTGGCGGCATCCTCGGCGTCGGCAGTGGGTCCTCCCGCCCGCCGCGCCTGGTGAAGGTCGCGTACTCGCCCGAGGGAGCGCGCACTCATCTGGCATTCGTCGGCAAGGGCATCACTTTTGACAGCGGTGGACTCTCGCTCAAGCCGCCGACGTCGATGATCGGCATGAAGACCGACATGGCGGGCGCGGCCACGGTCTACGCCGTCGTTCGCGCGATCGCCGAGCTCGGCCTGCCGCTGCGCGCGAGCGCGTGGCTCTGCATCGCCGAGAACCTGCCCTCGGGCACGGCCATCCGGCCCGACGACGTAGTGACGGTTCGCGGCGGAACCACCGTCGAGGTACTCAACACCGACGCCGAGGGCCGCCTGGTGCTCGCCGACGGCCTCGTCGCCGCGAGCGAGGAGCAGCCCGATGCGATCATCGACGTTGCCACCCTGACCGGCGCCTCGGTCGTCGCCCTGGGCAACCGGACCGTCGGAACCGTGGGCGACGACGAGCTCGTCGCGAGCGTCCTCGAGGCCGCACGCACCGCGGGCGAAACGTTCTGGCAGATGCCGCTTCCCGCGGAGCTGCGCCCGTTGCTCAACTCCGAGATCGCCGACATCGCGAATGTCAAGCCGGGCAATACCGCAGGCGGGATGCTCCTCGCCGCCCATTTCCTTCGCGAGTTCGTCGGCACGCGCGGTGAGGGGGACGACGCGACCCGGATTCCGTGGGCTCACCTCGACATTGCGGGGCCCTCGAGCAACGGAGGCAGCGGTTACGGCTTCACCGGAGCCGGTGCCACTGGCGCCTCCGTCCGAGCGCTGATCGTTCTGGCCGAGCGCTTCGCGAGCGCGTAGTAGGGTCGACCGGGCGGGAAATTCCGCCTCGTCCCCCCTCTCGATCCGCCGAGCGCTTGGTGCCGGATCCGGTCGGCCAGGAAGCGGGACCGCACGTCGCGAGGGAGTCACTGGGTGTCGGAAGATCGCTACGACCTGGTCGTGCTCGGAGGTGGCAGCGGCGGGTACGCGGCGGCCCTGCGGGCGGCTCAGCTCGGGATGAGCGTTGCGCTCGTCGAGCGTGACAAGCTCGGCGGGACCTGCCTGCACCGCGGCTGCGTGCCCACCAAGGCGCTCCTGCACGCCGCGGAGCTGGCGGACGGCGCCCGAGAGGGCGGCAAGTACGGTGTGCTCTCGAGCTTCGCCGGCATCGACATGGCCGGGGTCACCCGATATCGCGAGGGCGTCGTCGCGGGCAAGTACAAGGGTCTGCAGAGTCTTGTGTCTTCTCGCGGCATCACCGTCGTCACCGGCGAGGGTCGTCTGAGCGCGGCGGGCACCGTGACAGTGGGTGAGCATGTGCTGCACGGCAGCTCGATCGTCGTCGCCACGGGATCCGCCTCGCGCACGCTCCCCGGGATCGACATCGGTGGACGCATCATCACGAGCGATCAGGCGCTCGAACTCGATCATGTGCCCGAGAAGGTCGTCGTGCTCGGTGGTGGAGTGATCGGCGTCGAGTTCGCGAGCGTCTGGCGCTCGTTCGGAGCAGAGGTGACGATCGTCGAGGCCCTCCCCCATCTCGTCCCCAACGAGGATGAGAGCGTCAGCAAGCAGCTTGAGCGGGCCTTCCGCAAGCGCGGGATCGCCTTCCAGCTCGGCTCCCGCGTCGCCTCGGTCTCGCAGGGCGACGGCGGTGTAGCGGTGACGCTCGAGAGCGGTGCCACCGTGGAGGGCGAGGTGCTGCTCGTCGCTGTCGGCCGGGGCCCGGTGACCGCGGACATCGGCCTGGAGGAGGTCGGCGTGAGCCTGGATCGGGGCTACGTCCTCACCGATGAGCGACTGCAGACCTCGGTCCCCGGCATCTACGCCGTTGGCGACATCGTTCCGGGCCTCCAGCTCGCGCATCGGAGCTTCCAGCAGGGGATCTTCGTGGCGGAGGAGATCGCCGGGCTCGGCCCGAAGGTCGTCTCGGACGTCAACGTGCCGAAGGTGACCTACAGCGACCCGGAGGTCGCCTCCGTCGGCCTCAGTGAGGCGCGTGCTATCGCCGAGTACGGCGCCGAGCGCGTCGCCGTGTACGACTACGGCCTCGGCGGCAATGCCCGCAGCACGATCATCGGCACGACGGGTTCCGTGAAGGTCGTGCGCGTGCTCGACGGTCCTGTCGTCGGTGTCCACCTGGTCGGCGCGCGGGTCGGGGAGCTGATCGGCGAGGCTCAGCTCATCGTCAACTGGGAGGCGCACCCCGAGGACGTCGCGCCCCACCTCCACGCGCACCCCACGCAGAACGAGGCGCTCGGCGAGGCGCACCTCGCACTGGCCGGCAAGCCGTTGCACGTTCTGTAGAACCACCGCGGGGCGGCGACCCGCCGCTTCCGCATCACTAAGCTGAACATTGAAACACAAGCGTCTTAAGGAGACAGGCTCATGAGCGAATCCGTCAGCCTCCCGGCACTCGGAGAGAGTGTCACGGAAGGAACGGTCACCCGCTGGCTGAAGAACGTCGGGGACCGCGTCGAGGTGGACGAACCCCTGCTCGAGGTCTCGACCGACAAGGTCGACACCGAGATCCCGTCGCCGATCGCGGGTGTGATCGAGGAAATTCTCGTCCAGGAGGACGAGACGGTCGAGGTCGGCGCCGAGCTGGTCCGCATCGGGGACGGTTCCGGAGCCGCGTCCAAGGCTCCGGCAGAGCAGGCCCCCGAGGTCGAGGCCGCTGAGACCAAGCCGACGGATGAGGCGACGCCGTCGGTCGATGCTGATACCGAAGCCGAGGCTCCCGCTCCGGCCGAGCCCGAGCCCGCCCCGGCGGCCGAGAAGCCCGCCGCCCCCGCGGCCGCTGCTCCCGCTCCGTCCGCCCCTGCTCCGGCTGCCGCGCCTGCTCCAGCTGCTGCATCCGCCGCCTCCCCGGAGCAGACCGACTCCAACCCCGGCTACGTCACCCCCCTCGTGCGCAAGCTCGCGGGTGAGAACGACATCGACCTCTCGGCCCTC from Rathayibacter rathayi encodes the following:
- the lpdA gene encoding dihydrolipoyl dehydrogenase, encoding MSEDRYDLVVLGGGSGGYAAALRAAQLGMSVALVERDKLGGTCLHRGCVPTKALLHAAELADGAREGGKYGVLSSFAGIDMAGVTRYREGVVAGKYKGLQSLVSSRGITVVTGEGRLSAAGTVTVGEHVLHGSSIVVATGSASRTLPGIDIGGRIITSDQALELDHVPEKVVVLGGGVIGVEFASVWRSFGAEVTIVEALPHLVPNEDESVSKQLERAFRKRGIAFQLGSRVASVSQGDGGVAVTLESGATVEGEVLLVAVGRGPVTADIGLEEVGVSLDRGYVLTDERLQTSVPGIYAVGDIVPGLQLAHRSFQQGIFVAEEIAGLGPKVVSDVNVPKVTYSDPEVASVGLSEARAIAEYGAERVAVYDYGLGGNARSTIIGTTGSVKVVRVLDGPVVGVHLVGARVGELIGEAQLIVNWEAHPEDVAPHLHAHPTQNEALGEAHLALAGKPLHVL
- a CDS encoding proteasome assembly chaperone family protein, producing the protein MLDPEDLFEIEGDLSEIPGGLHLVAGLTGSADAGGAVGQLGEYLFQTLAHRQVVVFDQDQLLDYRARRPIITFDQDHLTDYRPATLRLSLAHDELDQPFLLLTGFEPDFQWERFTRAVVSLIERLDVASTTWVQAIPMPVPHTRPVGVTVSGNREDLIDAMSVWRPHTQVPSSVLHLLELRLYQRGLAVVGFALLIPHYLSDTEYPQAAVAALESISASTGLIFPTDRLRESGREFLGKVDEQVGGNDELHKLVSALEARHDTYMEGTSLRSPLTDEDGFVPSADVIAAELEKFLAIRRPGEEPTDS
- a CDS encoding MFS transporter, yielding MRNRRAWFVFGAGGSAYLVAVLDRTTLGVAGVDAAERFGVAAALLSTLAVVQLIVYAGMQIPVGILIDRFGPRTLILTGTAMMAAGQVVVAFAPSIGVAVLGRVLLGAGDAAIFTSVIRLIIAWFSGPIVPQLSQWIGNIGQVGQILSALPFAAILHAFGWEPAFLSAAGLGAVSFLGVLLLIADVPPRTAPIVLVPPTLRATIAQLGVSMRRPGTQLGFWSHFVTQSSGTVFTLLWGYPFLVYAIGLPPTVAAPTLTIVMIAGVVVGPVLGILTARHPTRRSNLVLGIVSAMAVAWTVVLLWPGVPPYWLIVLLLIVVGAGGPGSMIGFDFARTFNPSRSLGAANGVVNVGGFLASFTMMFAIGLILDALAGPGASSERTYSLEHFRLAWCVQYVVIGAGVAGLLLARRRTRRRLAEDEGITVAPLWVALNDRLRRGRA
- a CDS encoding leucyl aminopeptidase; this encodes MPLSSLEYSSVPASDIDTDALVLGVAPGPDGPRLVGAEGFEEMAPSLSALGATGAADTFVRVPSSVRAGVVVLVGLGSAEPDDAALRAAAGAAVRLLAGSASVALALPAGSDGTHAAVAEGAALGSYAFTAFRGSTAATVKPAVEHVVVLGAAQTADTAVLDRALVLGRAVSTVKDLVNTPPSHLYPQTLAEAVQSGAEGLPLEVTVWDEKALAEEGFGGILGVGSGSSRPPRLVKVAYSPEGARTHLAFVGKGITFDSGGLSLKPPTSMIGMKTDMAGAATVYAVVRAIAELGLPLRASAWLCIAENLPSGTAIRPDDVVTVRGGTTVEVLNTDAEGRLVLADGLVAASEEQPDAIIDVATLTGASVVALGNRTVGTVGDDELVASVLEAARTAGETFWQMPLPAELRPLLNSEIADIANVKPGNTAGGMLLAAHFLREFVGTRGEGDDATRIPWAHLDIAGPSSNGGSGYGFTGAGATGASVRALIVLAERFASA